In Penaeus vannamei isolate JL-2024 chromosome 4, ASM4276789v1, whole genome shotgun sequence, a single window of DNA contains:
- the LOC138861494 gene encoding cyclin-dependent kinase inhibitor 1C-like — MTPTIIPAPTGAAAPSTQAPVPAAAPPATPFREPSASAPVPALAPASAPAQAPAAVQPSLQQDKQETNGELKDMLQKLLWQLKQMMFMIQQSQFQERFFTLLLDQQQHQLQMGLGNGQAINVSK; from the coding sequence atgacACCGACCATAATACCAGCACCAACAGGAGCAGCAGCCCCCTCGACTCAAGCACCAGTACCAGCTGCAGCACCACCTGCAACACCATTCCGAGAACCATCTGCATCAGCACCAGTTCCAGCATTAGCTCCAGCATCAGCACCAGCTCAAGCACCAGCCGCAGTTCAGCCCTCACTGCAGCAGGACAAACAAGAGACCAACGGAGAATTAAAGGATATGCTACAAAAGCTGCTTTGGCAGCTGAAgcaaatgatgtttatgatacaacaatctcaattccaggagaggtttttcacgctcctcctcgatcaacaaCAGCACCAACTTCAAATGGGCCTTGGGAATGGTCAAGCAATCAATGTCTCCAAATAA